The Vespula vulgaris chromosome 2, iyVesVulg1.1, whole genome shotgun sequence genome has a segment encoding these proteins:
- the LOC127061424 gene encoding uncharacterized protein LOC127061424, with the protein MLLLILLSCCSVVPILSEKTLNQNDLKERASAQLQRLAPYRRSIDRAGSDPPSSERPIDRKKTSEESKEQEEQRIAMQILEMIEKSEEFQKAMGSMKRIDDNKLTIDLVTDPRYTEYLQEQDRTKRSGSGSFITGSSSIISGIASGIIGGLTSASGAASRGSIGGDSQPTHVVYGPPVQPYGEKTFDVWDFKKAILNTVIQALKAISGGVLALKGQLIKGGGFLVSTKGKIISTTGDAISSLGRHIAASAVIQAPKPHYGHPSYGYDHRPIEHDNTYDGPPPHIEDYPGPANNYDEHSSYPSASDDEDRSGQQLMKPTKTEQNDQNDKDHLPELDQRHPNLQDLENSFGGPPKGSNDQNFPNSEYFSNDNKNNLPNNNLNSASLYPVQSQGTYNSEQVIYNNNQLYQLDKEKYSQIYQNSLEPLKIEPNFSPNLATQQFSIQQSLEYPAIHLQQIQYSFPEKDLQVSNYNDLSSLHTNLPLTSPQFDTLKISMLENQKGLELPKLQPQDFNALPTFSSVHIDIATQEPLTLPVLNPINAHYWPSRGLLEPTINIPSRNLIWRRSNMQRKKLAVRSPASLRDRRPFRV; encoded by the exons ATGTTGCTGTTAATCTTGTTATCATGCTGCTCGGTAGTTCCAATTTTATCTGAAAAGACGTTGAATCAGAATGATCTTAAGGAACGAGCATCGGCGCAATTGCAGCGTTTAGCACCGtatcgaagatcgatcgatcgagctgGATCGGATCCTCCGAGTTCGGAGAggccgatcgatcgaaagaaaacttCTGAGGAATCGAAAGAACAGGAAGAGCAGAGGATAGCCATGCAAATTCTCGAAATGATCGAGAAATCTGAAGAATTTCAAAAAGCTATGGGAAGTATGAAGAGgatcgatgataataaattgaCGATTGATCTAGTAACGGATCCACGGTACACTGAATACCTACAAGAACAGGATAGAACCAAACGATCGGGTTCAGGTAGTTTTATTACCGGATCCAGTAGCATCATTTCGGGAATAGCTAGTGGAATAATCGGTGGCCTCACTAGTGCATCAGGAGCAGCTTCGAGAGGTTCTATAGGCGGTGATAGTCAACCTACTCATGTTGTTTATGGACCACCTGTTCAACCg TACGGCGAAAAGACGTTCGACGTGTGGGATTTCAAGAAAGCAATTTTGAATACCGTGATTCAAGCATTGAAAGCCATAAGTGGTGGAGTATTGGCATTAAAAGGTCAATTGATCAAAGGTGGTGGCTTCTTGGTTTCCACGAAGGGCAAAATTATTAGTACGACTGGTGACGCCATAAGTTCGCTCGGTCGTCATATTGCAGCAAGTGCTGTCATACAAGCACCAAAGCCACACTATGGTCATCCGAGTTATGGTTATGATCATCGACCGATCG AACACGACAACACCTACGACGGACCGCCACCACACATCGAGGATTATCCTGGACCAGCTAATAATTACGACGAACATTCGAGTTATCCATCGGCATCGGACG ACGAAGATCGCTCAGGACAGCAGCTCATGAAACCGACGAAGACGGAACAAAACGATCAGAATGACAAGGATCATCTACCAGAGCTGGATCAACGACATCCTAATCTCCAGGATCTAGAGAATAGTTTCGGTGGACCTCCAAAGGGATCTAACGATCAGAACTTTCCAAATTCTGAATATTTCTCGAACGATAATAAGAACAACTTGCCaaataacaatttaaattCAGCTTCCTTGTATCCAGTACAATCTCAAGGCACGTATAACTCGGAACAAGtgatttataacaataatcaaCTTTATCAATTGGATAAGGAAAAATATTCTCagatttatcaaaactcgttgGAACCTTTGAAAATAGAACCGAATTTTTCACCGAACTTGGCCACTCAACAATTCTCCATTCAACAGAGTTTAGAGTATCCAGCGATTCATCTTCAACAGATTCAATATTCCTTCCCAGAGAAAGACTTACAAGTATCCAATTACAATGACCTCTCTTCGTTACATACAAATTTACCTTTAACCTCGCCACAATTTGATACCTTAAAGATATCGATGTTGGAAAATCAGAAAGGACTAGAACTACCAAAGCTACAACCGCAAGATTTCAACGCTTTACCAACATTTTCGAGTGTCCACATCGATATTGCCACTCAAGAACCTTTAACGTTGCCCGTGTTAAATCCCATTAACGCCCATTACTGGCCAAGCCGTGGGTTGTTAGAACCTACAATCAACATACCAAGTAGGAATCTCATTTGGAGGAGGAGTAACATGCAAAGGAAGAAGTTAGCAGTGAGATCACCGGCGAGTCTTCGTGATAGGAGACCATTTCGAGTGTAG